The following proteins are co-located in the Silene latifolia isolate original U9 population chromosome 1, ASM4854445v1, whole genome shotgun sequence genome:
- the LOC141613756 gene encoding uncharacterized protein LOC141613756 isoform X3, translating into MVILSENLQKTIDFIKEIVGNHSDVDIYNALKDSNMILDEATVKLLHQDTFHEVRKRRDKKKENSDDIDQVETRKRNDYIDQGPRFYFDRNGQQGRSAGRGISREFGVVQGNKVGQSYSGETKSSTQAPLSGMARRIYNVSSSHVASNNQRYSSSRNVHRSISGNDLRPKLALDFNYNSRKNLLGRNTSASFRAVGIYASSSDRVQLPYRDFRSRAAVGGIRRDIGVGSGGRQSSKSGLKQTHHQSVSNLNSVLRSNYAKESFTQLHTSSQRAQNPGMAVKSVMAISARNRFNNHSSYRYRQQAAVQRGWKPKTNPKPSFPSPGAIRSPMKSASHQPDTSKNVEKQTSELVDKLSKINIHDSQKVVIAQDIRAPENNCCQLTFGSFRPESKSTDASAPAFKWADVVEEADGVESVDASPRSGFNNQVNALVDQVQNSASSSLSGVPTENSLPDNNNSVGGWNIGNYTDMNLGHNSSFYATSKLEQLQESNGLPNFSVLSLQSGNSSSNTSVTTMQDFAICSNNQVNVLGDQVRNSASSSLSAVSTENLLPDNNNSADGCNTENYTDMNSVHNSSFYGTSKSEQLQDSNGLPNFSVMSLQSGNSVPNSSVTTMQQQTPIPQMYSQLQLPHFTNIMPYDQYLSSMFVPPVIPGGYSSIPGYPHLGHLSSESSYVMMPGGGSHLSADALKYGVQQIKSFPAGSPTEFGGLASPTEYVVNAAGVVQGPTGLKDSSRPNYTDNNLHSPNPQAETSEVWVQNQRQFSGMLVAPYLTMQGQATHSAYMQPNITHPSFNTAITQSSQMQFPGMYPPQPAGFPNFQQP; encoded by the exons ATGGTTATATTGTCAGAAAATCTTCAAAAAACTATAGATTTTATTAAAGAAATTGTGGGTAATCACTCTGATGTTGATATCTATAATGCACTTAAAGATTCTAATATGATTCTTGATGAAGCTACAGTTAAACTTTTACACCAAG ACACCTTTCATGAAGTGAGAAAGAGAAGAGATAAGAAGAAAGAG AATTCAGATGACATTGATCAAGTTGAAACAAGGAAGCGCAACGACTATATAGATCAAGGGCCAAGATTTTATTTTGATCGCAATGGTCAACAAGGGCGCTCTGCAGGAAGGG GAATCAGCCGAGAGTTTGGTGTCGTCCAAGGCAACAAAGTTGGTCAAAGTTATTCCGGAGAAACAAAGTCTTCAACTCAAGCTCCATTATCAGGCATGGCTAGGAGGATCTATAATGTTTCTAG TTCGCATGTGGCGTCAAATAATCAAAGATACTCAAGTAGCAGAAATGTTCATAGGTCTATCAGTGGTAATGACTTGCGGCCTAAACTGGCTCTAGATTTCAACTATAACTCTAGAAAAAATCTTCTGGGGAGAAACACTTCCGCATCTTTCAGAGCTGTTGGTATTTATGCGTCTTCTTCGGATCGTGTGCAACTTCCATACCGTGATTTTAGATCCCGGGCTGCAGTTGGGGGGATAAGGCGTGATATTGGTGTTGGCAGTGGTGGTCGTCAATCGTCCAAAAGTGGTCTGAAGCAAACTCATCATCAAAGTGTTTCTAATTTAAATTCAGTCTTGCGAAGTAATTATGCAAAAGAATCGTTTACACAGTTACATACTAGTTCTCAGAGAGCCCAAAACCCTGGAATGGCGGTGAAATCTGTAATGGCCATTTCTGCTAGAAACAGATTTAACAATCACAGCAGTTATAGGTATCGTCAGCAGGCTGCTGTGCAAAGAG GATGGAAGCCCAAAACAAACCCGAAGCCAAGTTTTCCTAGTCCTGGTGCTATAAGATCACCTATGAAATCCGCCTCACACCAGCCTGATACTTCTAAGAATGTGGAGAAACAAACAAGTGAGTTGGTGGATAAGCTCTCAAAAATTAACATTCATGATAGCCAAAAGGTCGTCATAGCACAAGATATTCGAGCCCCTGAGAACAATTGCTGTCAGTTGACCTTTGGGAGTTTTCGTCCAGAATCAAAAAGTACTGATGCCTCGGCGCCTGCATTCAAATGGGCTGATGTTGTTGAGGAAGCTGATGGTGTGGAATCGGTGGACGCTTCACCAAGGTCTGGTTT CAACAATCAGGTAAATGCTTTGGTTGATCAAGTTCAAAATTCTGCCTCTAGCAGTCTTTCAGGTGTACCTACGGAAAATTCATTGCCCGACAACAACAATTCTGTTGGTGGCTGGAATATTGGAAACTACACTGATATGAACTTGGGCCACAACAGCTCATTCTATGCCACCTCTAAGTTGGAACAGCTCCAAGAGTCTAATGGACTGCCTAACTTTTCC GTCTTGTCATTACAATCTGGCAACAGCAGCTCAAATACCTCTGTAACTACGATGCAAGACTTTGCAATTTGCAGCAACAATCAGGTAAATGTTTTGGGAGATCAAGTTCGAAATTCTGCCTCTAGCAGTCTTTCAGCTGTATCTACGGAAAATCTATTGCCCGACAACAACAATTCTGCTGATGGCTGCAATACTGAAAACTACACTGATATGAACTCGGTCCACAACAGCTCATTCTATGGCACCTCTAAGTCGGAACAGCTCCAAGACTCTAATGGACTGCCTAACTTTTCC GTCATGTCATTACAATCTGGCAACAGCGTTCCAAATTCCTCTGTAACTACAATGCAGCAGCAGACACCGATACCACAGATGTACTCCCAACTGCAACTACCGCATTTCACTAATATCATGCCATATGATCAATATCTTTCCTCGATGTTTGTTCCACCTGTCATTCCTGGAGGTTATTCTAGTATCCCTGGTTATCCGCATCTTGGCCATCTCTCTAGCGAAAGCAGCTATGTTATGATGCCTGGAGGTGGTTCTCATCTTTCTGCAGACGCCCTTAAGTATGGAGTTCAGCAAATTAAATCTTTTCCAGCAGGAAGTCCAACAGAATTCGGTGGTTTGGCAAGCCCTACTGAATACGTTGTGAATGCGGCTGGAGTAGTTCAGGGACCTACTGGACTGAAAGATTCTTCCCGTCCCAACTACACAGATAACAATCTTCATTCTCCAAATCCACAG GCTGAGACATCCGAGGTTTGGGTCCAGAATCAGAGGCAATTTTCTGGAATGCTAGTGGCACCATACTTGACTATGCAAGGTCAGGCAACTCATTCAGCATATATGCAACCCAACATCACTCATCCTTCTTTCAATACAGCTATCACACAGTCGTCTCAAATGCAATTTCCCGGAATGTATCCTCCACAACCTGCAGGCTTTCCTAAC TTTCAGCAGCCTTAG
- the LOC141613756 gene encoding uncharacterized protein LOC141613756 isoform X2, with protein MVILSENLQKTIDFIKEIVGNHSDVDIYNALKDSNMILDEATVKLLHQDTFHEVRKRRDKKKENSDDIDQVETRKRNDYIDQGPRFYFDRNGQQGRSAGRGISREFGVVQGNKVGQSYSGETKSSTQAPLSGMARRIYNVSSSHVASNNQRYSSSRNVHRSISGNDLRPKLALDFNYNSRKNLLGRNTSASFRAVGIYASSSDRVQLPYRDFRSRAAVGGIRRDIGVGSGGRQSSKSGLKQTHHQSVSNLNSVLRSNYAKESFTQLHTSSQRAQNPGMAVKSVMAISARNRFNNHSSYRYRQQAAVQRGWKPKTNPKPSFPSPGAIRSPMKSASHQPDTSKNVEKQTSELVDKLSKINIHDSQKVVIAQDIRAPENNCCQLTFGSFRPESKSTDASAPAFKWADVVEEADGVESVDASPSNNQVNALVDQVQNSASSSLSGVPTENSLPDNNNSVGGWNIGNYTDMNLGHNSSFYATSKLEQLQESNGLPNFSVLSLQSGNSSSNTSVTTMQDFAICSNNQVNVLGDQVRNSASSSLSAVSTENLLPDNNNSADGCNTENYTDMNSVHNSSFYGTSKSEQLQDSNGLPNFSVMSLQSGNSVPNSSVTTMQQQTPIPQMYSQLQLPHFTNIMPYDQYLSSMFVPPVIPGGYSSIPGYPHLGHLSSESSYVMMPGGGSHLSADALKYGVQQIKSFPAGSPTEFGGLASPTEYVVNAAGVVQGPTGLKDSSRPNYTDNNLHSPNPQAETSEVWVQNQRQFSGMLVAPYLTMQGQATHSAYMQPNITHPSFNTAITQSSQMQFPGMYPPQPAGFPNIHHLASDNVAVGSATWPTGSQLGDFQQP; from the exons ATGGTTATATTGTCAGAAAATCTTCAAAAAACTATAGATTTTATTAAAGAAATTGTGGGTAATCACTCTGATGTTGATATCTATAATGCACTTAAAGATTCTAATATGATTCTTGATGAAGCTACAGTTAAACTTTTACACCAAG ACACCTTTCATGAAGTGAGAAAGAGAAGAGATAAGAAGAAAGAG AATTCAGATGACATTGATCAAGTTGAAACAAGGAAGCGCAACGACTATATAGATCAAGGGCCAAGATTTTATTTTGATCGCAATGGTCAACAAGGGCGCTCTGCAGGAAGGG GAATCAGCCGAGAGTTTGGTGTCGTCCAAGGCAACAAAGTTGGTCAAAGTTATTCCGGAGAAACAAAGTCTTCAACTCAAGCTCCATTATCAGGCATGGCTAGGAGGATCTATAATGTTTCTAG TTCGCATGTGGCGTCAAATAATCAAAGATACTCAAGTAGCAGAAATGTTCATAGGTCTATCAGTGGTAATGACTTGCGGCCTAAACTGGCTCTAGATTTCAACTATAACTCTAGAAAAAATCTTCTGGGGAGAAACACTTCCGCATCTTTCAGAGCTGTTGGTATTTATGCGTCTTCTTCGGATCGTGTGCAACTTCCATACCGTGATTTTAGATCCCGGGCTGCAGTTGGGGGGATAAGGCGTGATATTGGTGTTGGCAGTGGTGGTCGTCAATCGTCCAAAAGTGGTCTGAAGCAAACTCATCATCAAAGTGTTTCTAATTTAAATTCAGTCTTGCGAAGTAATTATGCAAAAGAATCGTTTACACAGTTACATACTAGTTCTCAGAGAGCCCAAAACCCTGGAATGGCGGTGAAATCTGTAATGGCCATTTCTGCTAGAAACAGATTTAACAATCACAGCAGTTATAGGTATCGTCAGCAGGCTGCTGTGCAAAGAG GATGGAAGCCCAAAACAAACCCGAAGCCAAGTTTTCCTAGTCCTGGTGCTATAAGATCACCTATGAAATCCGCCTCACACCAGCCTGATACTTCTAAGAATGTGGAGAAACAAACAAGTGAGTTGGTGGATAAGCTCTCAAAAATTAACATTCATGATAGCCAAAAGGTCGTCATAGCACAAGATATTCGAGCCCCTGAGAACAATTGCTGTCAGTTGACCTTTGGGAGTTTTCGTCCAGAATCAAAAAGTACTGATGCCTCGGCGCCTGCATTCAAATGGGCTGATGTTGTTGAGGAAGCTGATGGTGTGGAATCGGTGGACGCTTCACCAAG CAACAATCAGGTAAATGCTTTGGTTGATCAAGTTCAAAATTCTGCCTCTAGCAGTCTTTCAGGTGTACCTACGGAAAATTCATTGCCCGACAACAACAATTCTGTTGGTGGCTGGAATATTGGAAACTACACTGATATGAACTTGGGCCACAACAGCTCATTCTATGCCACCTCTAAGTTGGAACAGCTCCAAGAGTCTAATGGACTGCCTAACTTTTCC GTCTTGTCATTACAATCTGGCAACAGCAGCTCAAATACCTCTGTAACTACGATGCAAGACTTTGCAATTTGCAGCAACAATCAGGTAAATGTTTTGGGAGATCAAGTTCGAAATTCTGCCTCTAGCAGTCTTTCAGCTGTATCTACGGAAAATCTATTGCCCGACAACAACAATTCTGCTGATGGCTGCAATACTGAAAACTACACTGATATGAACTCGGTCCACAACAGCTCATTCTATGGCACCTCTAAGTCGGAACAGCTCCAAGACTCTAATGGACTGCCTAACTTTTCC GTCATGTCATTACAATCTGGCAACAGCGTTCCAAATTCCTCTGTAACTACAATGCAGCAGCAGACACCGATACCACAGATGTACTCCCAACTGCAACTACCGCATTTCACTAATATCATGCCATATGATCAATATCTTTCCTCGATGTTTGTTCCACCTGTCATTCCTGGAGGTTATTCTAGTATCCCTGGTTATCCGCATCTTGGCCATCTCTCTAGCGAAAGCAGCTATGTTATGATGCCTGGAGGTGGTTCTCATCTTTCTGCAGACGCCCTTAAGTATGGAGTTCAGCAAATTAAATCTTTTCCAGCAGGAAGTCCAACAGAATTCGGTGGTTTGGCAAGCCCTACTGAATACGTTGTGAATGCGGCTGGAGTAGTTCAGGGACCTACTGGACTGAAAGATTCTTCCCGTCCCAACTACACAGATAACAATCTTCATTCTCCAAATCCACAG GCTGAGACATCCGAGGTTTGGGTCCAGAATCAGAGGCAATTTTCTGGAATGCTAGTGGCACCATACTTGACTATGCAAGGTCAGGCAACTCATTCAGCATATATGCAACCCAACATCACTCATCCTTCTTTCAATACAGCTATCACACAGTCGTCTCAAATGCAATTTCCCGGAATGTATCCTCCACAACCTGCAGGCTTTCCTAACATTCACCATCTTGCCTCTGACAATGTTGCAGTCGGGTCAGCCACCTGGCCCACTGGCTCGCAGCTTGGGGACTTTCAGCAGCCTTAG
- the LOC141613756 gene encoding uncharacterized protein LOC141613756 isoform X1 yields the protein MVILSENLQKTIDFIKEIVGNHSDVDIYNALKDSNMILDEATVKLLHQDTFHEVRKRRDKKKENSDDIDQVETRKRNDYIDQGPRFYFDRNGQQGRSAGRGISREFGVVQGNKVGQSYSGETKSSTQAPLSGMARRIYNVSSSHVASNNQRYSSSRNVHRSISGNDLRPKLALDFNYNSRKNLLGRNTSASFRAVGIYASSSDRVQLPYRDFRSRAAVGGIRRDIGVGSGGRQSSKSGLKQTHHQSVSNLNSVLRSNYAKESFTQLHTSSQRAQNPGMAVKSVMAISARNRFNNHSSYRYRQQAAVQRGWKPKTNPKPSFPSPGAIRSPMKSASHQPDTSKNVEKQTSELVDKLSKINIHDSQKVVIAQDIRAPENNCCQLTFGSFRPESKSTDASAPAFKWADVVEEADGVESVDASPRSGFNNQVNALVDQVQNSASSSLSGVPTENSLPDNNNSVGGWNIGNYTDMNLGHNSSFYATSKLEQLQESNGLPNFSVLSLQSGNSSSNTSVTTMQDFAICSNNQVNVLGDQVRNSASSSLSAVSTENLLPDNNNSADGCNTENYTDMNSVHNSSFYGTSKSEQLQDSNGLPNFSVMSLQSGNSVPNSSVTTMQQQTPIPQMYSQLQLPHFTNIMPYDQYLSSMFVPPVIPGGYSSIPGYPHLGHLSSESSYVMMPGGGSHLSADALKYGVQQIKSFPAGSPTEFGGLASPTEYVVNAAGVVQGPTGLKDSSRPNYTDNNLHSPNPQAETSEVWVQNQRQFSGMLVAPYLTMQGQATHSAYMQPNITHPSFNTAITQSSQMQFPGMYPPQPAGFPNIHHLASDNVAVGSATWPTGSQLGDFQQP from the exons ATGGTTATATTGTCAGAAAATCTTCAAAAAACTATAGATTTTATTAAAGAAATTGTGGGTAATCACTCTGATGTTGATATCTATAATGCACTTAAAGATTCTAATATGATTCTTGATGAAGCTACAGTTAAACTTTTACACCAAG ACACCTTTCATGAAGTGAGAAAGAGAAGAGATAAGAAGAAAGAG AATTCAGATGACATTGATCAAGTTGAAACAAGGAAGCGCAACGACTATATAGATCAAGGGCCAAGATTTTATTTTGATCGCAATGGTCAACAAGGGCGCTCTGCAGGAAGGG GAATCAGCCGAGAGTTTGGTGTCGTCCAAGGCAACAAAGTTGGTCAAAGTTATTCCGGAGAAACAAAGTCTTCAACTCAAGCTCCATTATCAGGCATGGCTAGGAGGATCTATAATGTTTCTAG TTCGCATGTGGCGTCAAATAATCAAAGATACTCAAGTAGCAGAAATGTTCATAGGTCTATCAGTGGTAATGACTTGCGGCCTAAACTGGCTCTAGATTTCAACTATAACTCTAGAAAAAATCTTCTGGGGAGAAACACTTCCGCATCTTTCAGAGCTGTTGGTATTTATGCGTCTTCTTCGGATCGTGTGCAACTTCCATACCGTGATTTTAGATCCCGGGCTGCAGTTGGGGGGATAAGGCGTGATATTGGTGTTGGCAGTGGTGGTCGTCAATCGTCCAAAAGTGGTCTGAAGCAAACTCATCATCAAAGTGTTTCTAATTTAAATTCAGTCTTGCGAAGTAATTATGCAAAAGAATCGTTTACACAGTTACATACTAGTTCTCAGAGAGCCCAAAACCCTGGAATGGCGGTGAAATCTGTAATGGCCATTTCTGCTAGAAACAGATTTAACAATCACAGCAGTTATAGGTATCGTCAGCAGGCTGCTGTGCAAAGAG GATGGAAGCCCAAAACAAACCCGAAGCCAAGTTTTCCTAGTCCTGGTGCTATAAGATCACCTATGAAATCCGCCTCACACCAGCCTGATACTTCTAAGAATGTGGAGAAACAAACAAGTGAGTTGGTGGATAAGCTCTCAAAAATTAACATTCATGATAGCCAAAAGGTCGTCATAGCACAAGATATTCGAGCCCCTGAGAACAATTGCTGTCAGTTGACCTTTGGGAGTTTTCGTCCAGAATCAAAAAGTACTGATGCCTCGGCGCCTGCATTCAAATGGGCTGATGTTGTTGAGGAAGCTGATGGTGTGGAATCGGTGGACGCTTCACCAAGGTCTGGTTT CAACAATCAGGTAAATGCTTTGGTTGATCAAGTTCAAAATTCTGCCTCTAGCAGTCTTTCAGGTGTACCTACGGAAAATTCATTGCCCGACAACAACAATTCTGTTGGTGGCTGGAATATTGGAAACTACACTGATATGAACTTGGGCCACAACAGCTCATTCTATGCCACCTCTAAGTTGGAACAGCTCCAAGAGTCTAATGGACTGCCTAACTTTTCC GTCTTGTCATTACAATCTGGCAACAGCAGCTCAAATACCTCTGTAACTACGATGCAAGACTTTGCAATTTGCAGCAACAATCAGGTAAATGTTTTGGGAGATCAAGTTCGAAATTCTGCCTCTAGCAGTCTTTCAGCTGTATCTACGGAAAATCTATTGCCCGACAACAACAATTCTGCTGATGGCTGCAATACTGAAAACTACACTGATATGAACTCGGTCCACAACAGCTCATTCTATGGCACCTCTAAGTCGGAACAGCTCCAAGACTCTAATGGACTGCCTAACTTTTCC GTCATGTCATTACAATCTGGCAACAGCGTTCCAAATTCCTCTGTAACTACAATGCAGCAGCAGACACCGATACCACAGATGTACTCCCAACTGCAACTACCGCATTTCACTAATATCATGCCATATGATCAATATCTTTCCTCGATGTTTGTTCCACCTGTCATTCCTGGAGGTTATTCTAGTATCCCTGGTTATCCGCATCTTGGCCATCTCTCTAGCGAAAGCAGCTATGTTATGATGCCTGGAGGTGGTTCTCATCTTTCTGCAGACGCCCTTAAGTATGGAGTTCAGCAAATTAAATCTTTTCCAGCAGGAAGTCCAACAGAATTCGGTGGTTTGGCAAGCCCTACTGAATACGTTGTGAATGCGGCTGGAGTAGTTCAGGGACCTACTGGACTGAAAGATTCTTCCCGTCCCAACTACACAGATAACAATCTTCATTCTCCAAATCCACAG GCTGAGACATCCGAGGTTTGGGTCCAGAATCAGAGGCAATTTTCTGGAATGCTAGTGGCACCATACTTGACTATGCAAGGTCAGGCAACTCATTCAGCATATATGCAACCCAACATCACTCATCCTTCTTTCAATACAGCTATCACACAGTCGTCTCAAATGCAATTTCCCGGAATGTATCCTCCACAACCTGCAGGCTTTCCTAACATTCACCATCTTGCCTCTGACAATGTTGCAGTCGGGTCAGCCACCTGGCCCACTGGCTCGCAGCTTGGGGACTTTCAGCAGCCTTAG
- the LOC141613763 gene encoding protein Brevis radix-like 2 isoform X2: MLTCIACTKQINGGSLPQQQEEDDDAVATPNKRQPIKTLTNQIKGMALKASGAYKSCTPCARGSEGRRNCGESNGGGSRSSGRFHYGYQKADITAASTARIWRKELDGRVVVKGLEMGMSSSGEGTPVSVSGRTESAVFVEEDEPKEWVAQVEPGVLITFVSIPQGGNDLKSIKFSRDLFNKPQAQRWWAGNYDKVMELYNVQKLNQQCVPQPTAPMTEDENSKIGSALESPATPSLSKERLPRNFHHPPTRQDYESYGLASTPNLSSISTSKTEISSADVSGRSSLSRDENHSGELSVGNESDMETEWVEQDEPGIYITIRALTNGTRELRRVRFSREKFGETHARVWWEENKARIQEQYL; encoded by the exons ATGTTGACTTGTATAGCATGTACTAAGCAAATAAATGGTGGATCTTTGCCTCAACaacaagaagaagatgatgatgctgTTGCTACTCCTAATAAAAGACAACCAATTAAAACTCTCACTAATCAA ATTAAAGGGATGGCATTGAAAGCATCTGGGGCATATAAGAGTTGTACACCTTGTGCAAGAGGGAGTGAAGGCCGCAGGAATTGTGGAGAGTCGAATGGTGGTGGTTCACGCTCGTCTGGTAGGTTTCATTATGGGTATCAGAAGGCGGATATAACAGCGGCGTCAACAGCCAGGATTTGGAGGAAAGAGTTGGATGGAAGAGTGGTGGTTAAGGGACTAGAGATGGGGATGTCGAGTAGTGGGGAGGGAACGCCGGTGTCAGTGAGTGGGAGGACGGAATCCGCTGTTTTCGTGGAGGAGGATGAGCCTAAGGAGTGGGTTGCTCAGGTTGAGCCTGGTGTGCTCATCACTTTTGTCTCTATTCCTCAGGGTGGCAATGATCTCAAGAGCATTAAGTTCAG CCGTGATCTTTTCAACAAACCGCAAGCTCAAAGATGGTGGGCTGGGAACTATGACAAGGTTATGGAGCTTTATAATGTTCAAAAGCTTAATCAACAATGTGTACCTCAACCAACCGCTCCAATGACCGAAGATGAG AACTCGAAGATTGGTTCTGCCCTGGAAAGTCCTGCAACACCATCATTGAGCAAGGAACGGTTGCCACGGAATTTCCATCATCCACCAACCCGACAAGACTATGAGTCATATGGACTTGCTTCAACTCCTAATCTCTCTAGCATTAGTACTTCAAAAACAGAGATATCGTCAGCTGACGTCTCGGGTAGGAGCAGCTTATCAAGAGATGAAAATCACTCGGGGGAGCTCTCTGTTGGCAATGAGAGTGATATGGAAACAGAATGGGTTGAGCAGGATGAACCAGGGATCTACATCACTATCCGAGCTTTGACTAATGGCACTCGGGAGCTTCGGCGTGTTAGATTCAG CCGAGAAAAGTTCGGAGAAACTCATGCGAGAGTGTGGTGGGAGGAGAACAAGGCGAGGATCCAAGAACAGTATTTGTGA
- the LOC141613763 gene encoding protein Brevis radix-like 2 isoform X1, with product MLTCIACTKQINGGSLPQQQEEDDDAVATPNKRQPIKTLTNQIKGMALKASGAYKSCTPCARGSEGRRNCGESNGGGSRSSGRFHYGYQKADITAASTARIWRKELDGRVVVKGLEMGMSSSGEGTPVSVSGRTESAVFVEEDEPKEWVAQVEPGVLITFVSIPQGGNDLKSIKFSRDLFNKPQAQRWWAGNYDKVMELYNVQKLNQQCVPQPTAPMTEDESSQNSKIGSALESPATPSLSKERLPRNFHHPPTRQDYESYGLASTPNLSSISTSKTEISSADVSGRSSLSRDENHSGELSVGNESDMETEWVEQDEPGIYITIRALTNGTRELRRVRFSREKFGETHARVWWEENKARIQEQYL from the exons ATGTTGACTTGTATAGCATGTACTAAGCAAATAAATGGTGGATCTTTGCCTCAACaacaagaagaagatgatgatgctgTTGCTACTCCTAATAAAAGACAACCAATTAAAACTCTCACTAATCAA ATTAAAGGGATGGCATTGAAAGCATCTGGGGCATATAAGAGTTGTACACCTTGTGCAAGAGGGAGTGAAGGCCGCAGGAATTGTGGAGAGTCGAATGGTGGTGGTTCACGCTCGTCTGGTAGGTTTCATTATGGGTATCAGAAGGCGGATATAACAGCGGCGTCAACAGCCAGGATTTGGAGGAAAGAGTTGGATGGAAGAGTGGTGGTTAAGGGACTAGAGATGGGGATGTCGAGTAGTGGGGAGGGAACGCCGGTGTCAGTGAGTGGGAGGACGGAATCCGCTGTTTTCGTGGAGGAGGATGAGCCTAAGGAGTGGGTTGCTCAGGTTGAGCCTGGTGTGCTCATCACTTTTGTCTCTATTCCTCAGGGTGGCAATGATCTCAAGAGCATTAAGTTCAG CCGTGATCTTTTCAACAAACCGCAAGCTCAAAGATGGTGGGCTGGGAACTATGACAAGGTTATGGAGCTTTATAATGTTCAAAAGCTTAATCAACAATGTGTACCTCAACCAACCGCTCCAATGACCGAAGATGAG TCTTCACAGAACTCGAAGATTGGTTCTGCCCTGGAAAGTCCTGCAACACCATCATTGAGCAAGGAACGGTTGCCACGGAATTTCCATCATCCACCAACCCGACAAGACTATGAGTCATATGGACTTGCTTCAACTCCTAATCTCTCTAGCATTAGTACTTCAAAAACAGAGATATCGTCAGCTGACGTCTCGGGTAGGAGCAGCTTATCAAGAGATGAAAATCACTCGGGGGAGCTCTCTGTTGGCAATGAGAGTGATATGGAAACAGAATGGGTTGAGCAGGATGAACCAGGGATCTACATCACTATCCGAGCTTTGACTAATGGCACTCGGGAGCTTCGGCGTGTTAGATTCAG CCGAGAAAAGTTCGGAGAAACTCATGCGAGAGTGTGGTGGGAGGAGAACAAGGCGAGGATCCAAGAACAGTATTTGTGA